In the genome of Ficedula albicollis isolate OC2 chromosome 4A, FicAlb1.5, whole genome shotgun sequence, the window TTGGAAAGGTTACGAGTGTTCAGTCCTGCTGTGGCTTGTCTGTGAGTGTGCTGGAGATGTCACCTTtcagacaaaacccaaaacctcttttaaaaaatgaggatCAACTGTGTGTCACTTGTGAAAATACCAAAGGAGTGTCCCACCACTGCAGCATGTGGAAGCATTTGAAGTGGAAAttgagggagaaggaaaaaaaagcgGGGAAAAAGCCCCACAACAACCAACGCAAACAGAAGGGAATTTTGAAAGATATGGTCTCTCTGTCTTGTCAAAGCACTTTTCTCCCTTTACTATTCTAGTTaacttttctggaaaaaaaaagttacctgAGTCTCTTGCAGGATTGCTTTCAGCTAAGGTTTCTCCTTGTGGACTCATGTTCCATTACTATGTAGGTAACCATTTCCTGCTCACtttgaaatctcattttcatgTAAAGCAGTTGCAAGTCATAGTGATGAGTTTCACATTTGTCCTCTCAAACATGATGGTGCTGAAGAGCTCACCAGCATATGGCTGGACATGTGTATTTTGCTTTATAGGTCAAAGGCTGGTATTAAAAAGCAGGAAGCCcccatttctgctgcagccttcTGCTTGTGAATGCCTCTCGTTTTTGCCAGTAGAGAGTCCAGCGcaaggggctgggagctcatccTGGGTCTGAGATGGTGGCTGGAGGACCAGCCTCTGCCACACGGGATGTAACTGGGCTTCAGTTTGAGTGGTCGGCTCTTGCATACACTGTCATTCAGACCTGGCCTTGTGTAGCAAGCAGGTGCAAAAGGCAGATTTTGGGCATGGCTTGAGTGGATGAAGTAAGCTGAATTCATGTAACCTGCGCAGAGTGGCCTCATGATTTGTTCCTTCCActtaaatctctttttctcttttccctttccccactcTTCCTCCTCAAAATTCCAATTCTTGCTGGAAACAGGAGGTTACAACCTTGCCAACACGGCCCGCTGCTGGACATACTTGACTGGGGTCATCCTTGGGAGAACACTGTCCTCTGAGATCCCTGATCATGAGGTAACACTTTGAAAAActctcccttctccttgcaGAAGAGCCAGTTGTTCTGCCTAATCCACACACCATCCTTGCCACTCAGTCCTGTTTTGTGAAGATACTTACGTAACAAAACTGCCCTGACCTAGCAGTATGATGGGTGCTTGTGCCCAGAAACAGAGGCTGTCTGCAGCTTTCTGTGAGGGGTCTTACATGCCAATAAACTCCAATCTCAGTTACAGAGAGGATGGGCAGAAGGATTCCCTGGTTTGCTCAAAGGGCTCTTTAGGATGTGCCTTTTGCCTTTCTCAAggcttaaatttttttttcagctgcagtttgagTGGCCACAGTTCCTGttgctctgctttcttcctcctccccctgaGGGTTCTGTCAGCAGTGTCCCATAAAGAGTGGCCAGGGCCCAGCACACTCCAATAAGTTGCTCCTCTCTGAAGCTGACATAGCTCTCACCTTGCAAATACTCTGTCTCTATCAGGGTCTCCTGTGGTTGTACAGGGGTGAACTTCCAAACCAATGGAGCAGAGAATTTACCCCAGAAATTGGCCCATTTTCTTCCACATTCTATGCCACTCATGAGTATCCACCCTTGGGGCAGACCTTTTGAATGACCTTCCTAGAAATCTGTGTTCTGACTCTAAGCATGGTGTGGACTCCACTGACTCCAAACATGGTATAAACTGTATTGAGGACATGCACATAAGAGGCATAACAACAAGAACATGCTTTCTGTAACATCCAAAGGGAATTCAGAATTCTCAAAAGCTATTGTAACAGGCCTGAAGGAGGAACAGAGGGTGACAAGCTGAGGAAAATAATCCTCTCCTGTTTCCCCTTCAGGCTGAGTACTATTATTAATGGATTACCTAAGATAGCGCCCAAGGTAAGGGTGGGAAAGGAACACTGAATACACACCCCAAATGACCTTTGTTGCCCTTGTTATCATTTCATAAACTAATGTCACGCAGTACAGCAACAAAGCAATCCTaatccctctccctgctctgaaaaATATCATCACAAGGAACATATATGCTCACACATAGGAACGACACCTACAGGAACAGACCAAACTACATTGTGACCAGTGGCTCTTTTCCTAATATGAACAAATGCTTGGAATCAAATTTGTTTCCAACCCACTCTGGGCAGATCTGTTGTTATCTCAATCCTTTGTGCCTCATACTGGGCACCAGTTAAGCTTGTCTTAGGAATGGTATTCTCCAATTTAGTGCTTCTGCTAAGATCATGCACTGTTCCCCCTGCCCCGTCTAATTGGAGGCACAAAGGGTAAAGATCACAGTtgaaataagaacaatttactgaacagtaacagcaacagcaacaataatgacaagaaaagaaacagttcaCACAGAAATACCGCTGCCCCCCTAACAATAGACAATactgcacagctccctctgccacATTATTTCAGCTGGGAGAAATCCCTTCTGTCTGGAAGAGTCCCTTTCCCCTGCCCTCAGCAATGACATGAGGTGGTGTAGAATAGCCTCTGTGTCCTGGCCATGCCTCCTCCCAGCTACTGCAAAAACTGACCCTGGCTTGGCTAGAATCATGACACAACATGACACACGGCTGTCAGTAACCTGTGATTCTGCATTAGCATGTCAACCCATGTGCTGCAGATGTCCTGCATGCTATCTGAGCACTTAGCCAGGAGAGACACAGTATCCTTGCAGCAcactgatttttcctttcccaggtgTTTCACAAGTCAGTGCAGTGTTCAGCAAGGTGGGAGGTGAACAGTAGGATATGTGATCACAGCACATATATTATATTattcaataataaaaaatcccatttgcaTATGTAAAATGAGTGCCAACAGCTTTCCCAAATAAAGCACTGGGATAGACATTTGACTGCTTTTGACTGCCACACTGGGCTCTGCTTCCCATCCCTTGAACTGGGAAGTGGTTGAAAACTCCAGGTGGACACAGACACTGCTGAAGTACCACCTTGAGGTAGTGAAGCTGTATGTGGCCTTTAGGtggagaaatgtttttttggctttttacaAACAGGTACCCATGGGGAGCCCTCCCTCTAGCTACAGCTTTCAGAGACCTCTCTGCTGActttcctctttcctgcagTTCTTTACAGAGTATGGTCCTGATTATGTGCTGGAGATCACGCCAAGCTGCAGACCAGACCGCAATGAGACACAGAGAATTAAAGAAATTCTGAACTCTATCAAAGGTGAGTGTTGTCCAAATCAACACACTGTTTCAGGCCCACAGGTTTTTTTAGAGGAGCCTTCAGAAGAGCTCATTGGAATCTTTCTCACTGACTGGAAAGATGAACCACATTCACTTGGCTGCTCATTAGTGCACAGTGTAATCTGCCTCCTACATCCCTTGGGATTTTCAGGGTTGATGGGAACAGAGTTATGGGTCCCTGTAGCAAAAGTTGCCATTGCCTTTgctctggctgggcagggaatcATGGGGCCTTGTTGTtgttagaatcatagaacagccCAGCTTCTAAGGGACTTCAAATATCATCTGGTCCAAACTTTCATAGGAAGAGGAGCATAGACAAGATTATCTAGCAACCTGTCCAGACACATCCTGAAAACTTCTCACAGTGGGGCCTCTACCAAATTCCTGGGGAGTTTCCTCCAGTTTGATTGTTctcactataaaaaaaaaaacaaaaaacttagcgtgaaacctctcctggtgcaatTCACACCTGTTGTCCCTTGTCCTCTCCATGTGGCTCCTTGTGAAGAGAGAGCAGTGTTGCAGTGTGCTGATGTTAGAAGTAGGGTAGAAAGTGCAATGGCCATGGATGCCGCTGGGTGTCCATTTCCAAGAAAAGTCGATCCTAGGGAGAGGACTTCGCCTCCTTGGGAACCTGTCAAAGAGGGTAGGAGGAACAACATcactccagagctggaagggaggGCTGTGCACTCCTGTGAATGAGTCCAGCCTGAAAGAAGGACAAGGCAGCAGAGAGTGAGCATGTGCCTCTCGGATGTCCACAAATCCCAAAACAGCATTCAGCATTGTGAAAGCAGAGGCAGGGGTCCCGTGTGGTAATTTCCAAAGCTTGGCTCTAAcaagagcagcagcctcagcaaaGGGAGTGAGGGGTCAGCAGGAACTGAGATCTGTGCTGAGGCTGGAATTCCCATATCATAGCCCATTAGGCACGGGAGAAGCCCCCCTTGCCAGGTCACTCCACCAGGCTAAAATATCAGTGGAAATAAcccttttctgcttccttttattTGCAGGGAATCTGAAGCACGTTGTTTAGCAGAAAAGGAAGGCTCAGGCAAGAGCATTTCCTGTGGAGAAGACAGTATATTTATGTGAACAACTGGTGAAATTTGTGGCTGCAGGGAAACTTTCAAAGAAAGTACtgttgattggttggttggttggttttttttcctctttaaagaagaaaagctgctgcatgCCACAAGCACCATATCTCTCCCCAGGCAGGAGTGTGGGCCCTCCAGCCACAGCCTTCCAGTGCTGGCCCTCCAGCTACAGCCTtccagtgctggcagagcctcccctgctcctttctctttccttttttaacaaCATAGTTTGTTCTCACAACtgcttttaaatgtattttaagagaggggctgctcagagctgtgagtCCTCCCCAGCTGGATCCCAGTGCTGTGTTACCTGCCTGGCAGGGCCACAGCCTCAGAGAGCTGCCCACTCGTGAAGTACAGCCTGAGGACTACCCTGGGGCACCACAGGTTGTGTCTCTTACCCACAAAAAGGCCACAGCCATTGTGTTTTTaactgagaatttttaaaaaataaaatacttgacATATTCATCCAgccccttcctttcttcttcaaCCCACCCTGCCTTGCCATGCTGTTTTCCACAGCAGCCCCTCCTACCCCCCCACACACACTACAGAGCCATTTGTGAGCTCCTGAAATTCTGCACAGAGGGGCCAGACCCTGGGGACCCTCTCAAGAGTGTTGAGGGAGATGTAGGGCATTGTGGCAGCTCCTGTCCTGGGAGATCTTGGATGAACTTCCAGATGCTCTGGTGCCCCATGAGAGCTGTCACAAGATGTCTCAACAAGGGAACAGGTATACAGGTATCTGGGGCAGATCTCTCTCAGTGCCAGGGGCCATGGAGCCTGGCCTCTGCTGCCCTTGTCCCCTCATTCTCCTTGCCCATGGACTTTTTATTatgctgggttttttaaagatgtCCAGTCACTGTGGGAAAGCATATTTTCTGTGGCTTTAATTAGATTATGCTGGAAGAAAGGGCAAGACAAAggggctcccagcctggccttggctctgtgtttTGCTCTGTTGTTTTTCACTGCAGATTGAAACAACAGGAAATCTGGTGTGGAGATAGGTGAGCAGGATGTGGCTCCCATGACTCCTGACCCCTTGCCTACTTCCATGTACCCCTGGCACCTGGTGTGGTGTGACCAGTCTTGTGAGGTACCAGCTGGCAGGACGCTGGTGCTGCCACTGCCCCAGCAAAGGATTCCATTGCCTAGGGGAGATGTCAGGCTTGGGGACTGCCCATCCAGGCAAAAaggtgaggaaggagagagTAGAGAAGCtggccagctgctgcctctgacgCACCTCAGGGCCCCATGTGCTCTGTCTCCACAGCAGGCAGACTGCTGCGGAGCTGTTTCAGGAACACTgctgagaaaataaacaatagGAAACCCCACAAGTGTCAAGTGTCGCGGCTTTAGGTGAGGTGCCTCTTGGGTGGAAACCCCTACATTCCCCACGCACCGGGGGCTGCGCCCACCTTGGCGCCCTCGCAAGCGCGGGGTAAGCCTCTGCAGTCCCCTGCCCGTTTGGGTACGTCGCTGCACCCCAGCCGCCCGGGACAGCCCGCGCCTCTCCCAGCGCTGCCGTGTCCCATTAGACGAGATTAGATGAGCTGTTTGCACTCCCCTCCCCGGGGCACGAAGGAGCTCACGGTGGCGGCGATGCTGCGCTGCCGCCCAGGCCTGCTCCCCGCCTCTGCGGCCCTCCCAGGCAGGTCCCACCTCCTGGCCGGCTTGCGCCGGCAGAAGCTCCACACCTAGAGCTGCCTCACGGGGAGAGCCCGGAGCCCCGCGGAGCTCGGCTCGCCGCTCGCCTGGGGCTCGGAGAGCCGCTGCCTCCAGGccgccgggccccccccccccccccccccccccccccccccccccccccccccccccccccccccccccccccccccccccccccccccccccccccccccccccccccccccccccccccccccccccccccccccccccccccccccccccccccccccccccccccccccccccccccccccccccccccccccccccccccccagagccgCTGCCTCCAGGCCGCCGGGCTCGGAGCCGGTGGACAAGGTGCTCGGGGCGCTGGTGGTGGAGCTCTGCCTCAACAGGACCGACGAGCTGCCGGAGCTCTGGCTCGGTCACCACGAGCTCGACTCCCCGTCGGAGCTGCCGGCCCGCTGCTGAGGCTGCGGCGCGGCTGGGGCGGggggctcccagctcagccccccgTGAGCAGCGTCCCGGCCGCCCCGGGCACCGGCGCTGCGGGGCGGGCAACGCTCGGAGCCCGCCGAGCGCGGGCCGCGCTGCCCGTCCCGAAATGCGCGGGCAAGGAGTTCTAGCTGCCGCCTATTAACATCTGGAAGGATCGTTGTTCCGTCGCCTGTGGCTTTTGTCCATTTCGGCGAAGAATTTTGTGTGAAGCAGCCCTTGGTGGAAGGAGGGTGGGCGCCCTGCAGCTCCAGTACGTTTTCTCGGCTTGTGATGTTCTCGTTCTGTTGTTGAAAATCACACAACTTTCTTAGTAactttttctaattaaaatttctaattaattgttttaataaatCACGAACGGTGTCATTTTCCACCGTAGCCAAGCACTTAGCAAGGTTTGTCATAAGCTGCTGTTGTGGGAACACAGGTCGGGAAAATTACTAAAACTTTTAAGTTTTGCTAAACCAGCCTTGATATGCTTCATTGGACTAAGCGTGGGAGAGATATATTGCTGAAACTGGACACACGGAATACAGAATTTAGAGACTACAAGGACATTTTGCAGAACCCAgagataaaaaaacaaagacaattcAGCAATTGTCTTAGCTGGGAAAAAAGATAACAAGATAATAACAAGACTGAAAATGTAGACTAATTAGcatgagaagcaaaaaaatctaTAACCAGTAGAAGATAAAATACTATTTAATGAAGAGAACTATGTATTTTATAGCCAAAgaacattaatttctttgttaaatATGTATGCATTTGTATAAATAGTGAAAAGTTTTGAAAGTGTGCATGTATCACAGGTGGAGCTCCCCCTATTCACCCAGCACTGTGAATAAGGTAATGCTGCTTACTAATCTAAACATGGAGTTTAATTTATCCCGACGTTTTCGGGGACAGTGTTACCCTGGGGAATAGGacctctgtcccagccccaccgTGCTACGGGAGCGCTGCTGCGGGGACGTGCTCAGGCGTGGGGCTGCCTGGCAGGGTGCGGCGGGCTCCGGAGCACTGCGGGGACACGTCGGCCTCCCTGGGGATGGCAGCTGCGACAGCTTCACCCCCCCCAGCTGCCTTCAAGAGTGGGCGCTAAGGCCCGGCGTCAGGTCCGGGGAGAGCCGGGAGCCCCAGCTCTACCCCGGGAGGGGCCGTGCCAGGGGGAAGGCACAGGTGTGGGAGGGCAGGTGTGGGCAGCGCGAGGTCCCGGCACAGGTGTTGCGCCGGGTTCGGCTCCCGACACTCACACTCTCCCAAACCGCAGGGCCAGAACGTGGCGGGCTGTCCCGTGCCATCAGCGATGAACACGGACACGGTGGCCCCGGCTAGGGAGCAGGGAGTCCCGGAGCGCGGTGTCCCCGTCGGGGCTGcccggacccccccccccccccccccccccccccccccccccccccccccccccccccccccccccccccccccccccccccccccccagggacaAACCCTCCCGAGCTCCCCGCCGCCTCGCGAGCGGCCCTGGACCTCCGAGCCGCCAGGGGGCGACGCACGTCGCTGCCACCATGCTTTGTCCTTCCGCGGCGGGCCGGAAGCGCCAGTCCTTTCTCGGCAGAGCGCAGCCATGGTGAGAGCGCGGTGGCGCCGCTCCCCGCCGCCATCCGCCACCATCCGCTGCtaccgccccccccccccccccccccccccccccccccccccccccccccccccccccccccccccccccccccccccccccccccccccccccccccccccccccccccccccccccccccccccccccccccccccccccccccccccccccccccccccccccccccccccccccccccccccccccccccccccccccccccccccccccccccccccccccccccccccccccccccccccccccccccccccccccccccccccccccccccccccccccccccccccccccccccccccccccccccccccccccccccccccccccccccccccccccccccccccccccccccccccccccccccccccccccccccccccccccccccccccccccccccccccccccccccccccccccccccccccccccccccccccccccccccccccccccccccccccccccccccccccccccccccccccccccccccccccccccccccccccccccccccccccccccccccccccccccccccccccccccccccccccccccccccccccccccccccccccccccccccccccccccccccccccccccccccccccccccccccccccccccccccccccccccccccccccccccccccccccccccccccccccccccccccccccccccccccccccccccccccccccccccccccccccccccccccccccccccccccccccccccccccccccccccccccccccccccccccccccccccccccccccccccccccccccccccccccccccccccccccccccccccccccccccccccccccccccccccccccccccccccccccccccccccccccccccccccccccccccccccccccccctaccgCGGGCTGTGACCGCCCCCCCCTGGGGCGACAAGCGCGGGAGGGAGCCCGGCGCTAGGGCCCGAGGGGCGGGGGTCCGAGGGGGCCGGGGAGGGATGGCTGGGTGGGGGCCGGGCCCGGCGGCGGCCCGTAACACACCCTTTAACGCGTCCCGTCCTGTAGGCCCGCGGCCCCAAGAAGCATCTGAAGCGCGTGGCTGCACCCAAGCATTGGATGCTGGACAAGCTGACGGGCGTCTTCGTGAGTGCAGGCCTGGTTTGGGGTTGAAGCTCTGATCGGGCTTGGGTCCGGGCTCGGAGgtggggccggggccgggctggtCGTGGCAGGCGCAGTCACATCTGGGCTGCTGCGCGGTAAACGGCGGCAGTTGGACAGGCAGGAGGTGTTGGTTTAACGTTAGGGTCTTTGTGAATAGCGTTCGTGTTCCCCCCGTGTGCAGAGGATATGATGGGGTCGTTGGCTATTCTCTTTTAACCTGCCTGTTGTGCTTTTCCACCTCCGGGTTGAGATGGATGATTGTGCTCTGTTTGGGGCAGTTTTGTGAGGCTCGCAAGATACTGGGGAAACTGCTGTGGATAAGGAGAACGGGGAGCTTCAGGCAGTCGCTGCCTGCGTGGCAGCTGCCCTTCTGTGCTCTTGCGGGAGCTCTTGGCGCCTTGGTTTTCTTCTCTGGGGTGGCTGATGCTGCTTGAGCCTCCAGCAGAAAGTTTCTGTCCACAGGCACCCCGCCCATCAACAGGCCCTCACAAGCTGAGGGAGTGCCTTCCCCTCATCATCTTCCTGCGCAACCGGCTGAAGTATGCTCTGACAGGAGATGAGGTCAAGAAGATCTGCATGCAGAGGTTCATCAAAATAGATGGCAAAGTCCGCACTGACATCACCTACCCTGCAGGCTTCATGGGTGAGTACGGTTCGGGCAATTCCACAGGCAGGTGTCCTACACTGGCGGGGGAGTGTTTTGTGGGGCTGGCATTATTTGAGGGGTAAGGTTTCCCTGCTGGATTTAATGAAAAGATATGTATAAGCAGTTGTTATTTAGTTTGGAATTGTGTGCTGCAGTGAATACCATAATCAGATACTTGTAGCCTGTAAGTGCCTGCTTGACCTGGGTAGGTTGCTGTTCAGATTCCACCCTTCAGCAGTTTTTGCTAATTTGCAGTCTGTCACAGAAAAGATGTGAGCCTGTGATCAAGGGTAGATTGCAACCTCATCAATCATACTCTCATTATTCAGCAGTCTCTGTTTCATGAGCTTGATCCCAAGTTAGGGTCTTGGGTAATGAGCTGGTAACAGCAGCTGTTGTATTTTCCTGTCTTCAATCAGATGTCATCAGCATTGAGAAGACAGGTGAGCATTTCCGCCTGGTGTATGATACCAAGGGCCGGTTTGCTGTTCACCGCATCACACCTGAGGAGGCCAAGGTGAGGAGCTTCGATGTGTTGTAAGTGTGGGTCCGGTTTGGGTTTGCCATCTCCTGAATGAGAGCTGACGTCTCTCTTCCCTGACAGTTGAGGCCATGCTGAGCTTGAGAGTGGGGCGCTCAGTGTTGTGGTGAAGCCTGGGTCGGGGGAGATCTCTTGGTAACATGAAAGTAGTTCACAGATGGGTGTGGGTGCATTGTCTGGTGCTGGGGATGAAGTTGTTTGCATGGGCTGGGTCAGAGAATTTTGGGGTGGAAGAGAGTCTTGGTTTTGCCAGCTAACAATGACCGGAAACATGGAACTGCCTGTGGTGTAAAAGCCTTGAACTTCTTCCCAGGACAGCAAAACTGCCTACTCGCCCTGGATGCTGGGGAGCAACCTCTCATGCATTTTCCTTAACCCAGGCATGGTGTGTGCCTGAGCTGCAAGGCCATGCTCTGCTTTGCGTCTCCTTTCGTAACGCAGGCTGTGCAGGCACGCAGCTGTGTggatggcagagctggctgtgctggagccagctgTGGTGTGGTTCTCCTTGTGGTGTGCTTCTCTGGCTGCTACTCTGTGTTGATATATGAagtccagagaggctgtgaggGAGTTAGGGTGACAGGCAGGAGGGAATTCAGTGCCTTGGAAGGGTCTCTCTTGGGTCCTGGAGAGATGCAGCTTTTGTCTCTGTTGCGTGCATCTGGGCTTCCAGGAAAATTAAGGAATTGCCCTGGTAAAGACTTCCCTGTGAGAATGTAGCCAGTATTTGTGGGGAGGCTGAAGCCCAAGGGGGATGCTGCTCCCAACAGCAAAGGGGGTTTTGGGTGGGGCTGTAGCAGAGCTGCGTGGCCACTGTTCAGAAGTTGTGGCAGGAAGTTGGACAAGTCACTCTGTGGGCTCATGTTGTGAGCCCCGAGTGTCCCCCTGCTGACTGGTGGCTCTTTGGAGTACAAGAGTTCTTTAGTCCATGGCATTGCTCGTTGCCTCAGCTGAGAGGTGTTGGCTTTTGTTTGCAGTACAAGCTGTGCAAGGTGAGGAAGATCTTTGTGGGCACCAAAGGAATCCCTCACTTGGTCACTCATGATGCCCGCACTATCCGCTATCCAGACCCCCTCATCAAGGTGAATGATACAGTCCAGATTGACCTGGAGACAGGCAAGATCACAGACTTCATAAAGTTTGACACAGGTAGGTCTTGCATCCCATTAAAGCACTGTATGCTTctctgctgtggagagcagTGTGGAAGTTAAATGCCAGGCATATTTGCACTGAAATAGAGAGGCAGTGGTGTCAACTTTTGGAAGGGGTTTGTGTCCCAGGAGCCTGTccacctggagctggagcaggagattATTCCTGTGTCCTGTCAGTGGGAAGCATTCGTCAGGAACTTGGTAGTTCTGAGGCACCAGGTACAAGCAGCAGGCTGGTGGGGAGGTGCTTCAGCTTGTCTCTTCATGGTGAGAGATGGTTTCAGTcacagctgtgagcagtgcTAGCACCGGCAGGATGGGAATGTTTGCATGGGCAGGGAGCCCGAGTGGAAGGACTTCACAGCACTTGGTGCTAGCTCTTGTCACACCTATATTCCCTTACTCAGGTAACCTGTGCATGGTGACCGGCGGTGCCAACTTGGGCCGTATTGGGGTGATCACCAACCGGGAGAGGCACCCCGGGTCGTTTGACGTGGTTCATGTGAAGGACGCCAACGGCAACAGCTTTGCCACCCGGCTCTCCAACATCTTCGTTATTGGCAAAGTAAGGCCGTGGGGACACCAGGTGGGGGCTTCTCTCTTGTGAGCGTCTGCTGGCTGAGGCAAAGAGCCTTGGTGTTTCCTTAGGCAACTGTCTTCCCCACACAGTGGAGTTTCAGTGCTGGTCTCTGTTCTTATTTAGCTCCCTGTATTTCTTCCTACTCTGGAATGGGGAAGAAGCATTTGCAACTTTAGGAATGAGGATGTTTTCAAGAAGCAGCCCTAAAACCTGAGAGCTAggggctgagcagtgctcagaCTTCGGTGTGATcttggcagctgctgtgactCAAGAGTGCCCCCCACAAAGCCTGTGCTGCTTTGCCATCCCTGACAGGCTCTTTGTCCAGGTTGCGGAGGGGcggtgttttggttttggctgAAGTACATTTTTCACGGATGTGACTGACAGGCAGCTGTAGACCTGTGCATCCATGGCACCTTCCCCAGCGGCCTCTGCTGCGCCAGTGCTACCACCGTGTTTACCTGACTCAGCATGAGCAGGGGTGGGCTTCTGCTTTCTCCCTTagagggagagctgtgctgctctctgcatttcCTCATGTGGTTTCTTCTCCCTTACTGCAGGGCAACAAGCCGTGGATCTCCTTGCCCCGTGGAAAGGGCATCCGCCTGACCATTGCTGAAGAGAGAGACAAGAGACTGGCGGCCAAGCAGAGCAGCGGATAAAGTCCAGCTCAGGCTGGCCGTGGTGCTGTCAGTGTGTTCATTAAACCATTTACTACATGGCTCTGGCTGGGGAGCGTCCTGGGGAGGGGAGTTGTGCTGCCAGCGCATGACATGTGCCAGGCCCTGCTCTTCAGAAGGTCCTGCTTCTCTGGGGAGACTCCCATCAATCTGAGCAACTACCACAGCCATATTCCAGAAGGGCAAGGAAGAAGAGTGGGAGAGCCACCAGACtgctctgtctgtccctgggaaGGTGTCAGTAACAAATGCTCCTGGATGTGCAGGAgatgcagggatgtggggagagCTAGCTTGGCTCTCTGTATCCAGTGGTGTCAGGTCAGCTTTAGGGGTTACCCCAGCTATATTAGCTTCAATTGGCACTCAGTGTCCAAGCCTGGCTGGTGGCCATGCACTGGGAGGATCCCTCGGGCTGctcctctgtcttttctgtgGAGGTGGAAGGTGCAAGTGATCACACTGACAGCCTGGACTAAGTGGGAAGGGAATGGGttactggggacactgagcaccagcctggcagtcAGCTGATGCCCTGCAGGAACCAGGATGGGAACCAGTTGTGGCTTTGGCGGTGGCTCTGGAGGATAAGGTGGGCAGGTGTGGGCAGTGTGCAAGGACAGCCGCACATCTGAGCTATGCTGGCAAGGGTGCAGGAGGCACTGTAGGGAAGgggaggctgtgcctggggaaggggagccCTGGGGGCTCTCCTactctgcctgcctgctttGGCCTTACAAGCACCTGTCTTCCAAGATGGATGGGGCATAGAAG includes:
- the RPS4X gene encoding 40S ribosomal protein S4, X isoform, encoding MARGPKKHLKRVAAPKHWMLDKLTGVFAPRPSTGPHKLRECLPLIIFLRNRLKYALTGDEVKKICMQRFIKIDGKVRTDITYPAGFMDVISIEKTGEHFRLVYDTKGRFAVHRITPEEAKYKLCKVRKIFVGTKGIPHLVTHDARTIRYPDPLIKVNDTVQIDLETGKITDFIKFDTGNLCMVTGGANLGRIGVITNRERHPGSFDVVHVKDANGNSFATRLSNIFVIGKGNKPWISLPRGKGIRLTIAEERDKRLAAKQSSG